The Ketobacter sp. MCCC 1A13808 DNA segment CTGCTTATAGTGAACGTAAAAACAAAAACCGCTCTATACTTAACCACGGTATAAGTCGTTAATACCCCATTATTTTTCAAAAACAAAGACATTACCAATTAAATAGACAGCAATCCAAATAGCGGATATGGTCTGTACCGCACCCAAAACGGAATTGGAGAAAATACCATGAAACGCTTGATATCCATTATAGTGGCGGCCGTCACAGTGACCTCAGCAAACTCCGCCCTAGCAGGCACCGATAGCGGTTTTTATGTCGGGGGCTCCCTGGGTTCGGCAAAAATAGATTATAGCCAGGACGATCCGAGTCTGGGCGACATTGATTTTGACGAAGATGACACCGGGTACAAAGTATTCGGTGGCTATAATTTTGGCATCATTCCTTTGATCGACGTGGCTGTCGAAGGCGCGTATGTCAACTTCGGCGAGCAGCAAACGGTGGGCCCAATACTAACCAGTGAGTCTGAAATCACCGGCCTGAGCGCGTTTGGATTAGCCGGTTTGACTTTCGGACCTTTCGGTGTCTTTGCAAAAGCCGGATTTCTGGCCTGGGACGGGGATTTTACGGTCAATAATATCGGCGCATCCGATGACAGCACGGATCCGGCCTACGGCATTGGCGCTAAATTTCAGTTGGGCTCCCTCGCTATTCGGGCTGAATACGAAGCGTTCGAAACCGACAACTTCGACCTCGACTTTACCTCAGTGGGCGTTGCGTATACATTCTGATAGCCATGGTTCGCGTTTGTCGATAACACCCAGATCTGCAAGCGCGAACGCTTCACCCGCGAACGTCACCCCGGAAGATTCAATTAAAAGGAATTGAACCCGGTGTTGACATCACAGCCACGCCCGCCAATATCAACATAATCAGTATCATCAAACAACTGAACATAAATACCTTGCGCCTCATCGGCACATAGTTTGATCCGGTGTGGATATAGGCATGGACCACCCTGCTAAGCACAAATAACCAGGCAATAACCAGTGCGACCATAGTAACCGATTGCGCCGCCCACATCACAAAGCACAGAACATAAAACAAGACCGGAACTTCAAACTGATTGCGGATATTATTATTAAACTTTATAACACTCTCGGGCCAGGCATCGTCATAAAGCCCGCGGCGTGCGTCATCCACCTCATTATTTTTAATGGCTTTCGCTTTAGCAACCGTCAATCCAATATAGCAAACCATGGTCAACAGCACCTGCACCAGCACCGGGATAAAAATCGTCTGTCCAGTCATATTCTTTCCTTGAATGCCCTTCAGGCTCGTTTGCGCAAAACAACTAATTTCAATTCCGGAGTTTTGGGTATCCCCACATCAAGATGGACAGGGTATGGGATGGACTCCCCCACCAACGTATAACCGAGCTTCTGATAAAAATGAATCAGACGCGTATTCGCTTCCAGGACCACCACCTGGAAATGTCTGCATCGAGATTTGACCCTGTTCTCAGCGTAGGCTAATAACGCTTTGCCGATTCCGCTACCATGATAGTCCGGCCTGATTGCGAAAGTGCCAAACTCACACAGATGGTCAAAATAGGTGACGCCAATACATCCCAATATAGAATCTATTTTCTGTACAGATGCAGATCTTGCAGAAATTAGATCGAACGCTGCACCCTCTATTAGGTCAGCGAGCTGCCGCTCAGAAATACGGTCACCTTGCACCAAGTGTGATTCTGAGGTCCAACGCCGCGATCCGCTTGAACCACGATAAGCATCGTTAATCAGCTGAGTCAGTTCTGGCACATCCGACCGATCAATTTGGTTCTCAAAACGCAGTGTATCCATATTCAAGAAGTGCCTGGCGCCTCAACATCAGTCCAGACAGCAAACTCATTACCGCCGGGGTCAGCAAAGTGAAAGCGCCCGCCACCGGGAAATCCAAAGCCAGCCTTTAATATTCTGCCACTGGCGCTTTGAACTTTCTTCTGGGTGGCTTCGATATCGCAGGCGGGTAACTCAACATAATTTAAC contains these protein-coding regions:
- a CDS encoding porin family protein produces the protein MKRLISIIVAAVTVTSANSALAGTDSGFYVGGSLGSAKIDYSQDDPSLGDIDFDEDDTGYKVFGGYNFGIIPLIDVAVEGAYVNFGEQQTVGPILTSESEITGLSAFGLAGLTFGPFGVFAKAGFLAWDGDFTVNNIGASDDSTDPAYGIGAKFQLGSLAIRAEYEAFETDNFDLDFTSVGVAYTF
- a CDS encoding GNAT family N-acetyltransferase; this encodes MDTLRFENQIDRSDVPELTQLINDAYRGSSGSRRWTSESHLVQGDRISERQLADLIEGAAFDLISARSASVQKIDSILGCIGVTYFDHLCEFGTFAIRPDYHGSGIGKALLAYAENRVKSRCRHFQVVVLEANTRLIHFYQKLGYTLVGESIPYPVHLDVGIPKTPELKLVVLRKRA
- a CDS encoding MAPEG family protein, which gives rise to MTGQTIFIPVLVQVLLTMVCYIGLTVAKAKAIKNNEVDDARRGLYDDAWPESVIKFNNNIRNQFEVPVLFYVLCFVMWAAQSVTMVALVIAWLFVLSRVVHAYIHTGSNYVPMRRKVFMFSCLMILIMLILAGVAVMSTPGSIPFN